In one window of Microtus pennsylvanicus isolate mMicPen1 chromosome 2, mMicPen1.hap1, whole genome shotgun sequence DNA:
- the Rnf139 gene encoding E3 ubiquitin-protein ligase RNF139 → MAAVGPPQQQVRMAQQQVWAALEVALRVPCLYIIDAIFNSYYDSSQSPLCIVLQIFLRLLGIIVSSTVLILSQRSLFKFYMYSSAFLLAATSVLVNYYATLHIDFYGAYNTSAFGIELLPRKGPSLWMALIVLQLTFGIGYVTLLQIQSIYSQLIILNILVPIIGLITELPLYIRETLIFTSSLILIVNTLLVLAVKLKWFYYSTRYVYLLVRHMYRIYGLQLLMEDTWKRIRFPDILRVFWLTRITAQATVLMYILRMANETESFFISWDDFWDLICNLIISGCDSTLTVLGMSAVISSIAHYLGLGILAFIGSTEEDDRRLGFVAPVLFFILALQTGLSGLRPEERLIRLSRNMCLLLTAVLHFIHGMTDPVLMSLSASHVSSFHRHFPVLFVSACLFILPVLLSYVLWHHYALNTWLFAVTAFCVELCLKVIVSLTVYTLFMIDGYYNVLWEKLDDYVYFVRSTGNIIEFIFGVVMFGNGAYTMMFESGSKIRACMMCLHAYFNIYLQVKNGWKTFMNRRTAVKKINSLPEIKGSHLQEIDDVCAICYHEFTTSARITPCNHYFHALCLRKWLYIQDTCPMCHQKVYIEDDIKDNSNISNNNGFIAPNENQNPEEALREDAAGSDRELNEEDSTDCDDDVQRERNGGTQRTGAAAAAEFNDDTD, encoded by the coding sequence GTATAATTGTGTCCAGCACTGTTCTGATCTTGTCACAGCGATCGCTCTTCAAGTTTTACATGTACAGCTCAGCCTTTCTCCTAGCTGCAACTTCAGTGTTAGTGAATTACTATGCTACTTTGCACATTGACTTCTATGGTGCCTACAACACATCAGCTTTTGGCATCGAGCTGCTTCCCCGGAAAGGGCCGTCACTGTGGATGGCGCTCATCGTTCTGCAGCTGACCTTTGGAATTGGATATGTCACTCTACTCCAGATTCAGTCCATCTATTCACAGTTAATTATTTTGAATATCTTGGTTCCTATAATCGGCTTAATCACAGAGCTACCATTATACATCAGAGAGACTTTAATTTTCACCTCTTCTTTGATTCTCATAGTAAATACATTGCTTGTCTTGGCAGTGAAACTCAAGTGGTTTTATTATTCCACACGGTATGTTTACCTGTTAGTGAGGCATATGTACCGAATTTATGGATTACAGTTGTTGATGGAGGACACATGGAAGAGGATTCGTTTCCCAGATATACTCCGGGTCTTCTGGCTGACAAGAATTACAGCTCAGGCTACAGtattaatgtatattttaaggATGGCAAATGAAACTGAgtccttctttatttcttgggATGATTTCTGGGACCTCATTTGCAATCTAATAATTAGTGGATGTGATTCTACACTAACTGTTCTAGGCATGAGTGCTGTAATTTCTTCAATAGCCCATTATTTGGGCCTTGGAATCTTGGCCTTTATTGGATCAACTGAAGAAGACGACAGGCGGCTTGGCTTCGTAgcacctgttttgtttttcattttggctCTTCAGACTGGTTTAAGTGGGCTGAGACCTGAAGAGAGACTTATTCGCTTGAGTAGAAACATGTGCCTTTTATTAACTGCAGTCCTGCATTTCATCCATGGAATGACAGACCCCGTATTAATGTCTCTTAGTGCCTCCCACGTATCATCATTCCATAGACACTTTCCTGTGCTGTTTGTCTCTGCTTGCCTGTTTATTCTTCCTGTTTTACTCAGTTATGTCCTCTGGCATCACTATGCACTAAACACATGGCTGTTTGCGGTCACAGCCTTCTGTGTGGAGCTCTGCTTGAAAGTGATAGTCTCTCTCACCGTTTATACGCTGTTCATGATTGATGGCTACTATAACGTCCTCTGGGAAAAGCTTGATGATTATGTCTACTTTGTTCGCTCGACAGGCAATATTATCGAATTTATATTTGGAGTGGTAATGTTTGGGAATGGGGCCTATACCATGATGTTTGAGTCAGGAAGTAAAATTCGGGCTTGTATGATGTGCCTACATGCATATTTTAACATCTACTTACAAGTAAAAAATGGTTGGAAGACATTCATGAATCGTAGAACTGCTGTTAAGAAAATCAATTCACTTCCTGAAATAAAAGGGAGCCACTTGCAAGAAATCGATGACGTATGTGCAATCTGCTATCATGAGTTTACAACATCCGCTCGCATCACACCATGTAATCATTACTTCCATGCACTGTGCCTTCGAAAATGGCTGTACATTCAAGATACTTGTCCAATGTGCCATCAAAAAGTGTACATCGAAGATGATATCAAGGACAATTCAAATATATCTAACAACAATGGATTTATTGCACCCAACGAAAATCAGAATCCAGAGGAAGCTCTAAGAGAAGATGCTGCTGGATCTGACCGGGAATTGAACGAGGAAGACAGTACAGACTGTGACGATGATgttcaaagagaaaggaatggagggaCTCAGCGTACAGGCGCAGCAGCGGCAGCAGAATTTAATGATGACACTGATTAA